The Anopheles coluzzii chromosome 2, AcolN3, whole genome shotgun sequence genome window below encodes:
- the LOC120952151 gene encoding DNA polymerase epsilon subunit 2, which yields MSEIHRLKSQIVSRFSLGGFQIRSEASTFLAQQLQPLNDAERKKWITNVANHVQGQCLNLPVIEKQHIELAIKEANNTGLDDTETIFRVISAFEVPSFVYCAEKKKFLPDTNKRSLLATPDGKSSYIRERYWLLWQKTSRHETFSQRTTPGMEAPGNRNKLSLRKVENILSTSKMNDVVLLGLLTQLTEGRYYLEDPTGSIPIDISTATYSPGLFCEGCFLLAYGKYRDGVLKVEEIGFPMPELATNSRAFFGTVNSWGGPSKTLLKYSRNLNDLEKANVEHSLVFLSDCWLDNPIVMEKLEQLLRGYDDFPPVAIVLMGPFARSIENVYTLKGHFVKLGEILSSCEKLKSQTDLVIVPSIDDPAAANILPRPPVPEALAGELKKRFPRTILTTNPCRLQYCTQQIVVCRADLVTKLCRNTIHFPKEGLLEEHFARTIINQNTLAPLTPIAFPTHWNYDAALSLYPLPDLIVIGDPCQGFHTTEQECTVMNVGSFPKSKYAFKVYYPSSRTVEDSQIPDEE from the exons ATGAGTGAAATACACCGCTTAAAATCGCAAATAGTTTCCCGATTTTCGCTTGGAGGTTTTCAGATTCGAAG TGAGGCCAGCACGTTTCTTGCCCAACAACTTCAGCCTCTTAACGACGCAGAACGCAAGAAATGGATCACGAATGTGGCCAATCATGTGCAGGGGCAGTGTTTGAACCTTCCCGTtatagaaaaacaacacatagAACTGGCCATCAAGGAAGCGAACAATACAGGATTAGATGATACCGAGACGATTTTCCGTGTCATCAGTGCTTTCGAGGTGCCTTCATTCGTGTACTGtgcggagaaaaaaaagtttctgcCAGACACCAACAAGAGAAGTTTATTGGCAACACCGGATGGTAAGTCTAGCTACATTCGCGAACGATACTGGTTGCTGTGGCAGAAGACAAGCCGCCACGAAACATTCTCCCAGCGCACGACACCTGGCATGGAGGCACCGGGCAATAGAAACAAACTCAGCCTACGGAAAGTAGAGAATATACTCTCAACCTCGAAAATGAACGATGTTGTCTTGCTGGGATTATTGACGCAGCTAACGGAAGGTCGTTATTATTTGGAAGATCCTACTGGATCGATTCCGATCGACATAAGTACGGCAACCTACTCGCCGGGACTGTTTTGTGAGGGATGTTTCTTGCTTGCGTACGGTAAATATCGCGACGGTGTATTGAAAGTAGAGGAGATTGGATTTCCAATGCCGGAGCTTGCTACCAACAGTAGAGCGTTCTTTGGAACCGTGAACAGTTGGGGTGGTCCCTCAAAAACGCTTCTGAAATACTCTCGCAATCTAAACGATTTGGAGAAAGCCAATGTGGAGCACAGTCTTGTGTTTCTGTCCGATTGTTGGCTGGACAATCCGATCGTGATGGAAAAGTTGGAACAATTGCTGAGAGGATACGATGATTTCCCCCCGGTAGCGATAGTACTTATGGGACCGTTCGCAAGAAGCATCGAGAATGTCTACACACTAAAAGGTCACTTTGTAAAGCTCGGTGAAATATTGTCCAGTTGTGAGAAGCTAAAATCGCAAACCGATTTAGTTATTGTGCCTTCCATTGATGATCCCGCAGCTGCAAATATCTTACCTCGACCTCCTGTACCAGAAGCTTTAGCAGGAGAGCTGAAAAAACGATTCCCTAGAACTATTTTGACCACAAATCCGTGCCGGTTGCAATACTGTACTCAGCAAATTGTTGTGTGTCGTGCCGATTTGGTAACCAAATTGTGTCGGAATACGATACATTTTCCCAAAGAAGGACTATTGGAAGAGCAT TTTGCCCGGACAATTATTAATCAGAATACGTTAGCGCCTTTAACACCGATTGCGTTTCCTACACACTGGAATTATGATGctgccctctctctctatccgtTACCTGATTTAATCGTTATAGGGGATCCATGTCAAGGCTTTCATACAACTGAACAGGAGTGCACTGTTATGAATGTGGGATCCTTTCCGAAATCAAAATATGCATTTAAGGTGTATTATCCCTCTAGCAGAACAGTTGAAGATTCGCAAATACCTGATGAGGAGTAA